The nucleotide sequence GTACAAGATCCGACATCATATAAGAAAGCCACTAAAACTGAATACTCACCCAAATGGTTGGTCGCCATGGAAGACGAATTGAAATCTATGAGCTCGAATGATATTTGGGACTTAGTAGAAATTCCTAATGGAGCCAAAAGGGTAGGCTGCAAATGGGTCTACAAAACCAAATATGATTCCAAAGGGAACATCGAAAGTTTCAAAGTGAGACTTGTAGCAAAAGgttttacacaaagagaagggatcgATTATAAGGAGACCTTCTCACCTGTGTCAACCAAAGATTCTTTCAGAATTGTCATGGCACTTGTAGTTCATTACGATTTAGAGCTCTGTTAAATGGATGCCAAGATGACATTTTTGAATGGTGACTTGAACGAAGAAGTTTACATGACTCAACTTGAAGGTTTTGTCGTGGAAGGAAAGGAACATATGGCATGTCGTTTAAAGAAATCCATATATGGCTTTAGGAAAGCTTCAAGGCAGTGGTACCTCAAGTTCGACAATATTATTAGAACTTTTGGTTTAAAGAAAATGAAATGAACAATTGTGTATATGTCAAATTTAAAGACAGTATGTTCAGAATTTAGTCCTATATGGGGATGATATTCTATTGGCTTGCGGCGATAAAGATATACTGCATGAGACCAAGAGATTTCTGTCCTCGAATTTTGACATGAAGGATCTGAGTGAAGCCTCGTATGTCCTTGGCATTGGGATCCATCGAGGTAGGTCCAAAGGTACATTAGGACTATCGCAAAAGGCATACTTTGAGAGAGTGCTAAAGAAATACAATATGCATAAGTGTTCTTCCTCACATGCCCCCATAGTCAAGGGTGATAGGTTTGGGACATTTCAATGTCCAAGGAACCAAAACGAAACTGATCAGATGAAGTCGGCTCCTTATGCTTCAGCTGTCAGAAGCATCATGATGCTCAAGAATGTACACACCCTGACTTGGCTTTCGTAACCGGGATGCTTGGCAGATGTCAATCTATTCCAGGACCAGACCATTGGAAGGCCGCAAAGAAAGTCTTGCATTATATGCAGGTACTAAAAATTTCATGCTTACATATAGAAAGTTTGATAACTTGGAAGTTATTGGTTACTCTGACTCTGATCTTGCCAGGTGTGTGGATAGTAAGAAATCCATGTCAGGTTATATATTCACACTCGCTGGAGGAACCATCTCATGGAAAAGCTCCAAGCAAACGTTAGTTGCCTCATCTAGAATGCAGGCAGAATATATAGCATATTTTGAGGCCAATGGGCATTTATGGCTAAAGAATTTCCTTCCTAGACATAAAGTGGTAGACAACATTTTCAAACCACTGACATTGTACTGCGATAATGAACCCACTGTTTTCTATGCGAATAGCAAGTCAAGTGTTCTGCCAAGCACATTGACCTAAAGTATCATGTTATTCAACATAGAATCCAGGATCGCACTATTAATGTTAAGCATGTCAGTACGACACATATGCTTGCAGATCCGCTCcctaaaggcttaccacccaatatTTTTCGTGAGCACATAGTCGGCATGGGTTTAATGGAAGCCTTTTGATCCTAGAATTATGGGACCACTAATATAAACCACTCCCATTAAGTAAAACATTTGCAAATTCAAAATAAGATGTGTACTATGATTATTGAGGTCCAATGGCCTTTCATCGGTTGTCGTAACACCTTACTCTAGTATGTCATTCCTATGGAGAATGGGCATAAGTTATTGAGCCTAAcaatcaagggggagaatgttaatATTGATCTAAGGCCCAATGGGCCAAAGGGACAAGTCAAAGATAAGTTATGTTAAGGGAAGAAGGTCATGAAGCAACGTTCGTACCCCCTTGACACTAACAAACACACCCTGATCGGGGTGGTTTAGGTCATCTGATCGCTAGCGCCACATATAAAGAGGGGGGCAACATGACACGCACGATCTGACCTGTTCACGTGCGTCTACTTTGCCCTCCTAAATCACAAAACCCTAATCCGATCTAGGGGAGCGTTGTGTGATAGGAAGACCTTCTCCTACCTCTGCTCCGATGCCAGGGCAGTGCCGCTAGCACCCGGAGGGATGCCGCTACCTGCTGCAAGCATCTACACCGAGCCTGCATCAAGCAGGCACGAGACTTCACATCGCCTACACCAATGGCTCCTTCATTGGTGGTAAGACCTTATTCCATCTCGTTGTTCATCATGATTAGGTGATCTAAAGTCTAGGCTAATGCACCTGTTAAGTACATCCCACGGGATTGAACCCTAACATGCATCAAAGCAGAGTAGAAGGAATTTGAGGTTGATGATTTCAAATTTTGACCCCTCAACCAATGTTCATGGTGTCATTTACATATGCTCTGGCCTCCAGGGTAATTTCAGAATGGAAATTCAAAACGAAACTTGCCCATATgctctggcatgaataataaaattgAATGAAAAAATAAGTTAAAGTTCTACAATGAACATATCTGTGTATTCTAGCTGTGAGCAATTTTTTATGAAGATAATACACTTGTGGTGGTCTAGGAAAATTTGGTTGCATAAAAATCAAGCTTTTTAGAGCACCGATTTCATGAAACTCAACGTTGACACATACTGGAAGGTAGTATTGCTAGAGTCGTTGCGAACATTACCCGAACACCTCGAGGGCAATGCAAATGCAATCCCCGTGAACCAAATCAATCAACGTGCAGACAGTACAGCTGGGGAATCAAGCCACGCAAACTAGCATAATTGAGTTCGGGAGTTAACAACGAGAGAAACGCAGCAGGAAGACGAGGAGCAGGAGAGGCAGAGCCACATCATTTGCGGGTCTCGTCGTCCTCCGGCTCAAACTCCGGGTCGCCGTCAGGGTGCATCTCCAGCCACTGCTCCTTGGTCCAGTACTCCTTGACGTGCCCCCACTTCTTGCGGAACTTCTCGATCTGGCTGTCCATGACGACCAGCGCCGAGGAGTCGCCGACGTAGTAGGGGTGGTTCCCCGACCAGACGTCCACCGAGTACTCCGGCTTCGTGCCCCCCGTCACCAGCACCAGCTCACCGTTGCAGTACACCTTGGCGTCCTCGAAGATCTCCGGGTGCAGCCCCTTCTTCCGCATCGAGCACCTCATCCCCTGCACGCGCGCACAGCGCACAAGTTAAGGATTGACAAATGTCTCCCCCAATTCAGAGCCTTATGAAGTTTAAGTATGGAAGTGAGTTCAGTACCTGGGAGGGGACGAGGGAGCGGAGGGTGCGGTTTGCGGTtctcgcgacggcggcggcgcctggGGTCGGGAGGAAGGAGGTGGAGAGGGAGAGCGCCATGGCTGACGACTTGTTGGCTTCCTTGCCTGTTTCTTCCTATCTTATCCTCTTGTGCTGATGATGATTTCTGAATGTTGAGGCTAGTCCGGGATTTCCGGTGGCCGCTGGCTCGGCCTGGTCTTTTTTTGGGGGGTTTGCTGTGGGAACTCCTATTCGGCGCCCTGCCGCCACCATGCCAACACTCGTGGGCTGGCCCGTGTAGATCCTGAATTCGCTCTGGTTCGTTCGATCGTATttgaaaaaaaacgaaaaaatcatgaatttgaaaaaaaaaggttcattgatttgaaaaaatcatcatatttgaaaagttttatgaatttaaaaaagttcataaaaaggaaaataataaaatgcTAAACAGAACCGttccaagaaaaaaagaagaaaataaagaagTCGGTGTAATAAAGCGCCGAATAGTAAATGTCGTTTGTTGTTTAGTCTGTTTTTTTAGGCAATGTTGCTTACTTTGATTGGGCTGATGGATTGGTAGGGCTTTGTCAATTTAAACGGACCAGGTAATTCGAAGCATGTTTAAGGAAAGAGTTAAATACATTTTTGGTACATGAACTTGCAGTTACCATTTAAAAAAACATGAACTTGCACTCAATGTACCGATTCATACATAAACTTAAAAATAATATAACGGAAAAGCTATTTACCAGACGGCAGTAATTTTGCAACAGATCCACACACGTCGGATGTCGTTCGTTTCAGATCTTGCGGCCGTGATTTCAGGGTGTTTTTTTTTTTGGACCGGATTGATCGTGCGGGCGTATTTTTCTCGATCACGATCTCTGGCGCGATTTGTTTGACATAATTGTCGGATCTTATTGCGGCAGTAATTTTAGAAAGTATTTTTGGGGCTCGATTTTAGAGTGTTTTATTAGTAGGAAAGGAAATAGGTGGCGTGATTTCCGGATCATGATCCCATGAGCATTCTAGGAAGGTTTTAGTGCGATTTCAGGTTGACTTTTTAAGTAGAAAATAGTGTCAAAAAGTACTTGTGCCAATAATCGAACTATGACCATCTACTATTACTTCTTGTTGTGAGTTAAAGTTGAAACTTGTTTTAATCTTGTCGTGAGTTTAACAAGCTAACCAGTCCAGATACTATTACTTCTTGTTGTGAGTTAAAGTTGAAACTTGTTTTAATCTGTTGTTTTGTACTAACACCTAGACATTGACGAACATTTGCTCTATTAAaagtctactccctccgtttcaaaatagatgacccaactttatattaACTTTAGTATAAATTTAATACaatgttgggtcatctattttcgaacggagggagtaactactAGCCCATGCATCGTGGCCTAATAACTGACATTTAAACACCAAACACCGCGGTAACTCTGATATGAGGGAAAAATATATCCTCAATAATTTttatgtaaatagcatgataatatagacTTCCCggcctgataacttaggtacaaacaatACGATAACTTTGACCCATGATTTTTTTTGGTTGGAAAATGGCAAGGGATAAAAGTTGATAACTCATGTACAAACACCGCGGTAAAGTTTGACTCCGAgataaaagttgttgaaaaacatactcCCGATTACTTCattgtaaatagcatgataatatatgcACATCACCGATGATAACTCATGTACAAACACCACAGACACTTTTTCACCCCGAAGATAAAAATTGTTCAAAAATATACCCGGGTAACTTGGTGTAAATAACATGGTTGTACACTCATATCGGACCTGATAACTCATGTACAAATACCATTGATGAAAAGTATACAACCTATGCACTCTGGTAACTTTTGTGTGAATactgaatagcatggtaactcacacattgtagacctgataacttatgtaccccggcCCTGATAACTTTGGCGCCGAGGGGGGTGGGGTTGATGGAATATCCCCCTGGTAATTTTTATATGAAcaacatgataactcacacatcacagacctgataacttatgtactcTGTTCCTCATAGCTTTGGTAGGGGGGAGGGGTAGGGGTTGTCGAAATATCCCTTGGTAAATTTTGTGTGAATAACATTGTTGTGTGTGAGTTATCAGGTTCGTGGCATATAAATTATGATGCCCTTTTGTAGAGAAGTTATTGGTGTGTGTtacaacaacttttcttctttgcACCGAAAGTTACCGCAGTATTTGTGAGTGGGTTACCAGGTTTGTGGCGTATATATTACCATGTTCTTTATAGAGATGTTATTTGGGGTGTTATAACAACTTGTTTTCATGTGGTCAAAAAAGTTACCGCGGTGTGTATGTGTGAGTTATCATATTCATGGCATATAAATTACCATGGTCTTTTCTACAAATAAGTTGTCGGAATGTGTTACAACAACATTTTTTCTTCTGGTcgaaagttaccatggtgtttgtgAGTGAGTTACATGTCATATAATTATCATGCTGTTTTTACAAATAAGTTATGGGGATGTGTTACATCAATATTTTTTTACAACGGTGTTTGTGAGTTATCAGATCTGTGCTGGACAAATTACCGTGTACACAAAGGGAAGAAACTGGTAAAACGGAATATTTCTGATTGGGTGTGTAGCAGTATAAATACCTACCGAATTTTTTATAACCATAACTTGAATTTGGGGCAGGTGGATAGGACAAGTGATGATGGTCCAGGAGGTAGTGAGTTCGACTTCCAGTTGTATTAACTTTTTTACCATGTTTTTTTACGACACCAAAAAATAAAAAGTAGTAGTCCGTTCGGATCTGTTGCTAGGGTCCAGTTGACCGGATTATAGCACAGTCCATAATATAAACAGGTCTGACAACTTGTGTTTCGGGTACGTTTGAGCATATTTTCGTTAACTCTCCATTAAAAACTGCAGCCCACACTTCATATCTATCTGTGAGTCCCACTTGATAAGGATAGAAATAgaacatactcccttcgttccgaattacttgtcgtaggtatggatgtatctagatatattttagttttagatacatttatttttgcgacgagtaatttgaaatgaaggaagtagtgttggggaacgtagcaataattcaaaattttcctacgtgtcatcaagatcaatctatggagtcatctagcaacgagggaggagtggatctacatacccttgtagatcgcgcgcggaagcgttcaagagaacggggttgatggagtcgtactcgtcgtgatccaaatcaccgatgatcctagcgccgaacggacggcacctccgcgttcaacacacgtacggagcagtgacgtctcctccttcttaatccagcaagaggggaggagaggttgatggagatccagcagcacgacggcgtggtggtggaaatagcgggattccaacagggtttcgccaagcgctgcgggaggagggagatgtgtcatgggagggagagggaggcgccagggcttaggtattgctgccctcccttccccccactatatatagggccaagggagagggggggcgcagccttggcccttcctccaaggaagggtgcggccagggaggagtccatcctccccaggGCACCTCGGAGGTgtcttccccctttaggactcttcctttcccttatctcttggcgcatgggcctcttggggctggtgcccttggcccatacaggacaaggcgcaccccctacagcccatgtgccccccccggggcaggtggccccactcggtggacccccgggaccctttcggtggtcccggtacaatagcggtgaccccgaaacttgtcccgatagccgaaatagcacttcctatatataattctttacctccggaccattccggaactcctcgtgatgtccaagatctcatccgggactccgaacaactttcgggttaccgcatactaatatctctataaccctagcgtcaccgaaccttaagtgtgtagaccctacgggttcgggagacatgcagacatgaccgagatgactctcctgtcaataaccaagagcgggatctggatacccatgttggctcccacatgctcctcgatgatctcatcggatgaaccacgatgtcgaggattcaatcaatcccgtattcaattccctttatctagtggtattgtacttgcccgagattcgatcgtcggtatcccgataccttgttcaatctcgttaccggcaagtctcttttactcattccttaacacatcatcccgtgatcaactccttgatcacattgtgcacattatgatgatgtcctaccgagcgggcccagagatacctctccgtcacacggagtgacatatcccagtctcgattcgtgccaacccaacagacactttcggagatacctgtagtgtacctttatagccacccagttatgttgtgacgtttggcacacccaaagtattcctacggtatccgggagttgcacaatctcatggtctaaggaaatgatacttgacattagaaaagctttagcatacgaactacatgatcttgtgctaggcttaggattgggtcttgtccatcacatcattctcccaatgatgtgatcccgttatcaacgacatccaatgtccatggtcaggaaaccgtaaccatctattgatcaacgagctagtcaactagaggcttactagggacatggtgttgtctatgtatccacacatgtatctgagtttcctatcaatacaattctagcatggataataaaggattatcatgaacaaggaaatataataataactaatttattattgcctcttgggcatatttccaacagtctcccacttgcactagagtcaataatccagttcacatcgatatgtgattaacactcaaggtcacatccccatgtgactaacacccagagagttctgggtttgatcatgttatgcttgtgagagaggttatagtcaacgggtttgaacctttcagatccgtgtgtgctttacaaatctctatgtcatctcctagatgcagctaccacgttctatttggagctattccaaataactgttctactatacgaatccagtttactactcggaataatctggattagtgtcaaagttcgcatcagcgtaaccctttacgacgaactcttttatcacctccataatcgagaaaatttcttagtccactagttactaaggataactttgaccgctgtcctgtgatccattcttggatcactcttgtaccccttgactgactcacggcaaggcacatttcaggtgtggtacacagcatagcatactgtagggcttatgtcttaagcataggggacgaccttcgtcctttctctctattctaccgtggtcgagctttaagtcttaacttcataccttacaactcaggcaagaactccttctttgactgatccatcttgaacaccttcaggatcatctcaaggtatgtgctcatttgaaagtaccattaagcgttttgatctatccttatagatcttgatgctcaatgttcaagtagtttaatccaggctttctattgaaaaacactttccaaataaccctatatgctttccagaaattcttcgtcatttctgatcaacaatatgtcaacaacatatattcatcagaaattctattgtgctcccactcacttctttggaaatacaagtttctcataaactttgtatacacccaaaactttgatcaacttatcaaagcatacattccaactccgagatgcttactccagttcttagaaggattgctggagctttgcatacttattagcatctttcaggattgacaaaaccttccggttgtatcacatacaacctttcctcaagaaaatcgttgagaaaacaatgtttttgacatcctatctgcaagatttcacaaactatgcagtaatcgctaatataattccaacagactcttagcatcgctacgagtgagaaagtctcatcgtagtcaactccttaaacttgtcggaaaaaatcttaacgacaagtcgagctttcttaatggtgatacttaccatcactgtccgtcttccttttaaaatccatctgtactcaatagccttacgaccatcgagccgttctgccaaagtctacactttgttttcatacatggatcctctctcggattttatggcctcgagccatttatcggaatccgggcccaccatcacttctccatagctcgtaggttcattgttgtctagcaacatgacttccaagacaagattacgtaccactctgaagtagtacgcatccttgtcatcccacgaggtttggtagtgacttgatctgaagtttcatgatcaccatcataagcttccacttcaattggtgtaggtgccacaggaacaactcctatgccctgccacacactagttgaagagacggttcaataacctcatcaagtctccaccatcctcccactcaattctttcgagagaaacttttcctcgagaaaggacccgattctagaaacaatcccttattgctttcggatctgagacaggaggtatacccaactattttgggtgtcctatgaagatgcatttatccgctttgggtttgagcttatcagcctgaaactttttcacataagcgtcgcagccccaaacttctaagaaatgatagcttaggtttctctaaaccatagttcatatggtgtcatctcatcggaattacgtggtgccctatttaaagtgaatgtggttgtctttaatgcctaacccataaactatcgtggtaattcgataagagacatcctggtatgcatcatatccaatagggtgcagttatgatgtttggtgtaacgcccggataatctcgctacagtaatcccacgctaatcatgccacgtcatccCAATTACTATTGCTGAACGTCCGTTAGTTCAAACcgcgtcaaattcaaatttaaaattaatgtcgacaataaaagttttcaaaaattgaaacaaaaatgttcggtggttgccaaatattacaaaggtaattatggtgcaggaaacacatttttatataatgtctaaataatttaaagtgatttaaaacagaaaagcaaatagataaaaacaaaacagaaaaactaaaactaaaattggaaggagagaggaagaccccccccccccccgaggccagCAGACCCAGCGGGCCGGCCCATTCGCCCTCCAGGCCCAGCCGACCGGCCCACTACCCCCTCCTTATCCACTCCCTCCCCAAACCCTAACCGGCCACCACCCATTCCCCCCCACgacgcgcccccttcccccccgatccagatcggatcgggcccgACGCCGGCGCCCGGAGCTCAATGCCCCCACGccaggacgccgccgcctcgcAGGACTGCCTCTCGCTCTGCCGCTCGTCCCCATCATccccctcgacccccgctgccatTTCCCCTACGGCCCCAGTGAGCACGCGCCTCGCTTCCTCCCTTTCCCTCGCCGCTCGCGCTTGTCGCCGCAAGCCCCCGCGCGCGCTCACCGCATCGGCCGCGCGCCCCGACCAAAACGCCCGCGCCACTGCCTTCCCTCTCCCCGGTCTCTGCTGCCGCGCCCGCTGTCACATCCCCTCGCCCGAGCTCGCGCGCGCCCCACCGCCGCGTCTTGCGCCCGCGCTCGCCGTGCCCCACCGCCGCATCCCGCGCTCCGGCCGCGCTCCCGCACGCCCTGCACGCGCCTTGCCCCGAGCGCTGGTCCGCGTCCGCGTGTCCCCTTCCGCGCCAGCGCCTGCAGCCGGGCGTTCGGCCGCGCCCCCCTCGCCCCCTTGCCCGCGCTCGTCGGGGCTCCGCCTGCTGCCTTCCTCCGCCGGAGCCACCACGCTCGCTGGCCCGCCGCTCACTGTGCCCCCCCTTGGTGCTGCTGCTCAAGCAGTGGCCGTGGCCAtagccgccgccggcgccggaccCCGGTAGCCCGTGGATGCGCCATTTGGGCAGCGCCCAACGcccggcgtgccgcgccgtcgcgCCTGAGGTCTGCGGTCGGGCGCCCACACGCCCTTCGCCCGTTACGCCCGATCCGCTTAGGCCCCAGGGGCCACTAGACAacgggccccacgcccagaacgaaAAAAATGtgctatatataaaaaaattaattaattaattaattaattaattaacttaattaatcctaatttaattaacctaattaactacttaacctaattaactactattaattaacagtatagccaatgacaggtgggcctgcTGTCCAGTTTGACCAACTCAAACTGCTGACTGGACTAGCCTAGTCATTGAAAGGAGGGTCCCACTAGAcccctttgaccagtcaacggtcccaGTTGACTATTGACTGGGAAGTCAACTagaccccacctgtcagcccctTTAGTACATTGTTGTGTACAAGCTGTGGGTACACTTAGCAATTTCACCTTTAATTTTGAAATaataaataaattcagaaaattttagaaattgtttaaaactttgaaaaatcatataaaataaaccgtagctcggatgaaaaaactttgtacatgaaagttgctcaaaacgacgagacgaatccggatacactctccgttcgtccgccacacatccctagcatagcaaacacgcaactttccccctccgattcatctgtccgaaaatgcgaaacaccgggaatactttcccggatgtttctccccttcgccggtatcacctatccctgcgttaggtcacctctagcaccatgtttgtcatgttatgctttgattgctctgttatttattgtgttccccctccgttacttttccggtagaccccgagattgccgctgatgcccctgtgatcgactacgtcgacgacgaccctccttcttgtctgagcaaccaggaaagcccccctttgatcaccagatatcgcctactcttctctatactgctggcattagagtagtgtagcatgttactgcttttcgttattcctaccctgatgcatagcctgtccttgctactactgttgttaccattacctgctatcctactgcttagtataggatgctagtgttccatcagtggccctacactcttgtccgtctgccatgctatactactgggccgtgatgacttcgggaggtgatcacgggcatatacgatatactttacacagttacattacctgtgatactgttcggagatgggggctgaaggggcaggtggctccatccaggtagtggtgggcctgggttcccgacggcccccgactgttactttgaggcggagcgacttggcaggttgagaccacctaggagagaggtgggcctggccctagttggtgttcgcggatacttaacacgtttaacgagatcttggtatttgatctgagtctggccactggcttatacgcactaaccatctacgcggggacagttatgggcactcgacgtcgtggtatcagccgaagcacttcgtgacgccagcgattgagcggcgcgcgccgggttggaccgcgtaacatgacttcctttgtaatggaggttgctaggtctgctctccgtccgcgtacgcaacgtgcaggtgtgctatgggcgatgggcccagacccctgtgcgcttaggtttagaccggcgtgctggcctctctgttgtgcctaggtggggctgcgacgtgttgatcttccgcggccgggcatgacccagaaaagtgt is from Triticum aestivum cultivar Chinese Spring chromosome 3A, IWGSC CS RefSeq v2.1, whole genome shotgun sequence and encodes:
- the LOC123061555 gene encoding 50S ribosomal protein L31, translated to MALSLSTSFLPTPGAAAVARTANRTLRSLVPSQGMRCSMRKKGLHPEIFEDAKVYCNGELVLVTGGTKPEYSVDVWSGNHPYYVGDSSALVVMDSQIEKFRKKWGHVKEYWTKEQWLEMHPDGDPEFEPEDDETRK